In the genome of Amphiura filiformis chromosome 4, Afil_fr2py, whole genome shotgun sequence, one region contains:
- the LOC140151177 gene encoding polypeptide N-acetylgalactosaminyltransferase 11-like, giving the protein MANFRLRCFCYGIVVSSFIWVVIVYMFLTEVGSQKKLPGLADNYLPNKDTKDNRVHFVPKLRRKDWEENGEEDEHWRHNLVIPDDKERKKLSQEHFFGKINEKKHKKQSKLATAAVVEQILKDDDDFAQLGIVRNEKDRMTRDNGYRQHAFNELVSNRIGLHRNATDTRHTLCKYHVYDPPSQLPSTSVVICFYNEAWSTLLRTVYSVIDRTPKQVLHEIILVDDCSALDHLKKKLDSYVAKNLGSLVKVVHNSKREGLIRARVIGAKAATGEVLMFLDSHCEVGETWLEPLLDRISNNKKTVVCPIIDIINADTFVYTSSPIVKGGFNWGLHFKWENVHSSQLSKKEDYVRPIRSPTMAGGLFAMDREYFHKLGEYDEGMDVWGGENLEISFRIWQCGGSLEIVPCSRVGHVFRKRRPYGSGGVDTTTRNALRLANVWMDDYKKFFLDTRPEARQMDYGEVSNRKALRERLKCRSFRWYLQNVYPEMRLPNETISGPLAGGGFRSHRKKPIAIRKGHFVHEETSLCLAAEDKSASKGTKLVLVDCIMTGKEMLWYESDVHELKLADLLCLDMPDSNSASLPRLMKCHGGGGSQDWRTSKGRLYHPTSGQCLSAKQEGFTKYAVLSICQDGLAGQKWDLR; this is encoded by the exons ATGGCCAATTTTAGGTTGCGCTGTTTTTGTTATGGCATCGTGGTATCGTCTTTCATATGGGTTGTCATCGTTTACATGTTTCTAACAGAAGTTGGCTCTCAAAAGAAATTACCAGGGCTTGCAGACAATTATTTACCAAACAAGGACACTAAAGACAACAGAGTGCATTTTGTGCCAAAATTACGCAGAAAAGACTGGGAAGAAAATGGTGAGGAGGATGAGCATTGGCGCCACAATCTTGTCATACCTGATGACAAGGAGCGGAAGAAACTTAGCCAAGAGCATTTCTTTGGTAAAATTAACGAGAAAAAGCACAAGAAGCAGAGTAAACTTGCCACAGCTGCTGTTGTAGAACAAATTTtaaaagatgatgatgattttgcaCAATTAGGGATTGTAAGAAATGAAAAAGACAGAATGACAAGAGACAATGGATATAGACAGCACGCATTCAATGAATTGGTCAGCAATAGGATAGGTTTACATAGAAATGCAACGGATACAAGGCACACTCT ATGTAAATACCATGTTTATGATCCCCCAAGTCAACTGCCGTCAACAAGTGTAGTGATATGTTTTTACAATGAAGCATGGTCAACATTACTTCGTACAGTATATAGTGTAATAGATAGGACACCAAAACAGGTGCTGCATGAAATCATATTGGTGGATGATTGTAGTGCTTTAG ATCATCTCAAGAAGAAGCTAGATAGCTATGTAGCTAAAAATTTGGGGTCTTTGGTAAAAGTTGTTCACAATTCTAAACGCGAAGGCCTGATCAGAGCACGTGTGATTGGGGCTAAGGCAGCAACAGGGGAGGTACTTATGTTTCTGGACAGTCACTGCGAG GTTGGAGAAACATGGTTAGAGCCTCTTCTAGACCGCATCTCAAACAATAAAAAGACTGTGGTGTGTCCCATCATTGATATCATCAATGCAGACACGTTTGTTTACACCAGCTCACCAATAGTCAAAGGCGGTTTTAATTGGGGTCTACATTTCAAATGGGAAAATGTACATTCAAGTCAGCTGTCTAAGAAAGAAGATTATGTTAGACCAATCAG GTCTCCAACAATGGCAGGTGGGTTATTTGCTATGGACAGAGAATACTTCCATAAGCTTGGTGAATATGATGAAGGCATGGATGTCTGGGGTGGAGAAAACTTAGAAATATCTTTCAGA ATATGGCAGTGTGGTGGATCTTTAGAAATTGTACCGTGTTCCCGTGTTGGCCATGTGTTTAGGAAGCGTCGTCCATATGGATCAGGAGGGGTTGATACTACAACACGCAATGCACTAAGATTAGCGAATGTGTGGATGGATGACTACAAG AAATTTTTTCTTGATACTAGACCTGAAGCTCGGCAGATGGACTATGGGGAGGTTTCAAACAGAAAAGCACTGAGGGAGAGGTTAAAATGCAGATCATTCCGTTggtatttacaaaatgtttatcCAGAAATGAGATTACCAAATGAAACTATATCAGGACCATTGGCTGGAGGAGGGTTCAGAAGTCATCGGAAAAAACCTATTGCTATTAGGAAGGGTCAT TTTGTTCATGAAGAAACCAGCCTGTGTTTAGCAGCAGAAGACAAGTCTGCATCAAAAGGCACTAAACTTGTCCTTGTAGATTGCATCATGACAGGGAAAGAAATG TTGTGGTATGAATCAGATGTTCATGAGTTAAAACTAGCTGACCTATTATGTCTAGATATGCCAGATAGCAATAGTGCATCATTACCAAGACTTATGAAATGCCATGGTGGTGGTGGATCTCAAGACTGGAGGACATCCAAGGGG AGACTCTACCATCCAACTAGTGGACAGTGTTTAAGTGCAAAGCAAGAGGGATTCACTAAATATGCAGTTTTATCCATCTGCCAAGATGGATTAGCAGGACAGAAGTGGGATTTACGGTGA